One Gemmatimonadaceae bacterium genomic window, CGACGCTCCCGTGATTCCAGACTCCGGCGATGCGGTGGAGATCCAGATCAAAGTCCCTCGACGCATGCAGTATCTCGTAACCCTCGGCGTAAGCCTGGAGCATTCCGTACTCGATCCCGTTGTGGATCATCTTGACGTAGTGGCCGGATCCCGTCGGACCCATTCTCGCGTAGCCGTCGGGAGGCGCAAGCGACTTGAAGATCGGCTCGCACAACGTGAACGCCTCCTCCGATGCGCCGATCATCAGGCAGTATCCGTTCTCCAGCCCCCAGATCCCGCCGCTCGTTCCGGAATCGACGAACTCGATTCCCTTCTCCTTCAGCTCGGCCCCTCGGCGCATCGTGTCGTGGAAATTCGAATTGCCGCCATCAATGATCACGTCCCCTTTCGACATGCCGGGAACCAGCGCGGCGATCGTATCGTCAACCGGCTGGCCCGCGGGCACCATGATCCAGACGACGCGCGGTCCCTTCAGGCGCGAGAGAATGTCGGCCGCGTCCCTCGCGCCGACGGAGCCCATGCCGACGCAGCGCGCGATCGCCTCAGGACTGCGATCGAACACGACGACCTCGTGGCCGTCGCGCATCAGGCGCTCCGTCATGTTGCCGCCCATCCTGCCAAGTCCGATCATCCCGAGTTGCATGGCTACAATTCCCGTGAGTTGAGTTGTACGCCCAGCGCATGCTGAATGTCGCTCATTTTCCGATCAGGATCGCGCGCGCGGGCGCGGCATCGAGACCCTCGAGGCGAAGCGGCAGGCAGACCAGCTGATACTCGCCGGGCTCGACGTCGCCGAGCATGAGCCCTTCGACGATGACGACGTCCTTCTCGAGAAGAGTTCTATGAGTGCGGTGATGCCCGGAATGAAACTGCTCGATGGAGAGATAGTCCACGCCGACGAGCTCCACGCCGAGTGAGACGAGATACTCGGCGCCGTCGGGTGCGAGGAAGGTGAAGTCGCGGACGAAATCGGGGTCCGCGAGGAACCGGGAATTTCGCGTGCGTATGAGCACCCGTTTGTATCCGGCGACGGCGTGGCGCTGGAGATCAGCGGCGCCCACCGACATGAGACTCTCGTCAACCGAGATCAGCAGGGCGGGGCCGACGAGACGATCGAGCGGAATCCTGTCAACGGTCTGGCCGTCGTCGAAGAAATGGCGCGCCGCGTCCACATGCGTCCCGGTGTGCGAGCCGAACGAGATGCGGGAGACGTTCGCGCCGGCCCCGCGCGCGATTTCCTGCTGTGGCTCGATGACGATTTCCGGATTGCCCGGATAGATCAGACCGCCCGAGCGTACGGGCGTGGATATATCGTGGATGCGGGTCATCGGGTCGAAGAGACGGCAACTGTCGTTCCGCCGAGCCACGCGCGCGTGAGGCGTGTCAGGACGGCAGGCTGGTCGAGGCGCTCGCGCTGAGGAGGAATCGGGGAATCTCCGCCCTGAAGGTCGTCGAATCGGCGCGGACAAAGTTGTAATGGCCTTCCATGAATCCTTCGCCCGACTTGAGAATGCAGAAACTCTGATACTCGTGCACCTTGCCCGGGGCGATCAGCGGCTGCTCGCCGACCACGCCTTCGCCCTCGACCTCAACGTCCTCGCCGGTCGAGTCGTGAATGAGCCACCGGCGCGAGATGAGCTGCGCCGCCTGGTCCCCGACATTCTCAATGCGGACGAAGTAAGCGAAGACGTAGTGCCGGGCGGAGGGCTCGGACTGGTCGCGCAGATATATCGGGCGGACCGTGATCCTGATCCCCAGGGATTCCATGTGGAAGAATGGATTCGCGGGCATGGTTCGATTCCGGGGCAGTCGCAAGCTACCAGATCGAAGCGCGCACGGCTTCGGAACGCACCATCGGATCGCCCGGCGTGCAGCCGAACGCCGCGGCGAACTCCGGCATGTTCGACGTCGGCCCGTTAGTGCGCCACCGTCCCGGGGCGTGCGGATCGGTCAGAATTCGCTGCCGCTGATTCTGCGGCGTGATGTTCTGTCGCCAGATCTGAGCCCACGCGAGGAAGAACCGCTGTTCCGGCGTGAAGCCGTCGATCGCCGGCGGACGCGGCTTGCCTGCCATGGACTTCTGAAGCGCGGCGTACGCAATGTTGAGCCCGCCCAGGTCGGCGATATTCTCGCCAAGCGTGAGCTTGCCCTGCACGTGAACGGTGTCCATGACGGTGTATTCGTCGAACTGCGAGGAGACGAGACCGGTCTTCTGCCTGAACGCGGCGAGATCGGCATCCGTCCACCAGTTCTTGAGATTGCCCTTCGGGTCGAACTGCGCGCCCTGGTCGTCGAAGCCGTGGCTCATCTCGTGTCCGATCACGCTACCCATGCCGCCATAGTTGACGGCATCGTCTGCCGTCGCCGAGAAGAACGGCGGCTGAAGAATTCCCGCCGGGAAGACGATCTCGTTCATGGACGGGTTGTAGTACGCGTTGACCGTGGGCGGAGTCATGCCCCACTCGGTCCGATCAACCGGCTTGCCGATCATGTCGAGGTCGCGCTTCCTCTCGTAGCGGTTGATCGCGTAGACGTTGTCAATGAATGGCCCCTTCCTGATGGAAAGAGTCGAATAGTCGCGCCACTTGTCGGGATATCCGATCTTCTCGGTGAACGCGGCGAGCTTGACCAGCGCCTGCTGGCGAGTCGCCTCGCTCATCCACGGCAGCGAGTTGATGCGATCGCGCAGCACGGCCTCGAGATTGTGGACCATCTCCAGCGCGCGAGTCTTCGCGCTCGGCGTGAAGTTCTGCTCGACATACGCCTGGCCAAGCGCGTCGCGGAGCCCGGCATCCGCCGCAAGCGTGCAGCGCTTGTAGCGGGGAAGCATCTCGCGTGTGCCGGTCAGCGTCTTCTGGAAGTTGAAGTTCTCGTTCACGAACGCCGAACTCAGGAGAGGCGCCGCGTGTCTGAGAGTCTTCCACCGGAGATACGCCTTCCAGTCGGACAGCGGCGCATTCGCCATCAGGCTGTCCACGGTCGCAAAGAACCTGGGATTCTGCACGTCCACCGCGGGAATGCCGGGCCGGCCGACGTCGGCAAAGTAGC contains:
- the gnd gene encoding decarboxylating 6-phosphogluconate dehydrogenase, with the protein product MQLGMIGLGRMGGNMTERLMRDGHEVVVFDRSPEAIARCVGMGSVGARDAADILSRLKGPRVVWIMVPAGQPVDDTIAALVPGMSKGDVIIDGGNSNFHDTMRRGAELKEKGIEFVDSGTSGGIWGLENGYCLMIGASEEAFTLCEPIFKSLAPPDGYARMGPTGSGHYVKMIHNGIEYGMLQAYAEGYEILHASRDFDLDLHRIAGVWNHGSVVRSRINELAECAFEKDADLDALKGFVADSGEGRWTVQEAIDLDVPAPVITLSLLMRLRSRQEDSFSAKVIAALRNEFGGHAVQKA
- a CDS encoding cyclase family protein, whose translation is MTRIHDISTPVRSGGLIYPGNPEIVIEPQQEIARGAGANVSRISFGSHTGTHVDAARHFFDDGQTVDRIPLDRLVGPALLISVDESLMSVGAADLQRHAVAGYKRVLIRTRNSRFLADPDFVRDFTFLAPDGAEYLVSLGVELVGVDYLSIEQFHSGHHRTHRTLLEKDVVIVEGLMLGDVEPGEYQLVCLPLRLEGLDAAPARAILIGK
- the apaG gene encoding Co2+/Mg2+ efflux protein ApaG; the protein is MPANPFFHMESLGIRITVRPIYLRDQSEPSARHYVFAYFVRIENVGDQAAQLISRRWLIHDSTGEDVEVEGEGVVGEQPLIAPGKVHEYQSFCILKSGEGFMEGHYNFVRADSTTFRAEIPRFLLSASASTSLPS
- a CDS encoding M13 family metallopeptidase — its product is MTLFAAGAGAQGTYRQTVPIDPANADRTANACVDFYQFANGGWLRNNPLPAAYSRWGSFDELGEQNQAALTSILQSAAASTDAKEASAYRMLGTYYSNCMDSAAAERQGAAPVQLRLNRIAAIEDRMALQREIATLQREIATPRGEGVPVLFRFGSTQDAKNSASVIGRASQGGLGLPDRDYYFKGDSSSQAIRRDYVAHIQRMLELGGGSPTAAASDAKRVMAFETALAASARTRVELRDPEANYNYRTASQLASMTPNFNWTRYFADVGRPGIPAVDVQNPRFFATVDSLMANAPLSDWKAYLRWKTLRHAAPLLSSAFVNENFNFQKTLTGTREMLPRYKRCTLAADAGLRDALGQAYVEQNFTPSAKTRALEMVHNLEAVLRDRINSLPWMSEATRQQALVKLAAFTEKIGYPDKWRDYSTLSIRKGPFIDNVYAINRYERKRDLDMIGKPVDRTEWGMTPPTVNAYYNPSMNEIVFPAGILQPPFFSATADDAVNYGGMGSVIGHEMSHGFDDQGAQFDPKGNLKNWWTDADLAAFRQKTGLVSSQFDEYTVMDTVHVQGKLTLGENIADLGGLNIAYAALQKSMAGKPRPPAIDGFTPEQRFFLAWAQIWRQNITPQNQRQRILTDPHAPGRWRTNGPTSNMPEFAAAFGCTPGDPMVRSEAVRASIW